In Fervidobacterium nodosum Rt17-B1, one genomic interval encodes:
- the rlmN gene encoding 23S rRNA (adenine(2503)-C(2))-methyltransferase RlmN, translated as MRKNILDFSYEELVDEFSKIGLEKFRVDQVWDWIYKKHEFDFDKMTNLSKEHRNTLSERFYIYVPELLDMQISQIDKTTKFLWKLEDDNTIESVLLFHPDRVTACISTQVGCPAKCAFCATGQSGFVRNLSAGEIVSQIIAMEKHRKVNIGNIVYMGMGEPLLNYKEVVKSVKMLNHKKGKNISMRRISISTVGIPEKIVELAQDLPEVKLAISLHAPNNYKRDIIVPMNKKYSVEEIIQSAKEYQKITKNRVTFEYILIREFNDFVDDAEKLAELLKGMGAYVNLIPVNPVPSSGELKFERPHHWAIERFKEVLDKHNIENEIRREKGTDIDAACGQLRRRYITNKK; from the coding sequence ATGCGCAAGAATATTCTTGATTTTAGTTACGAAGAGTTAGTTGACGAATTTTCAAAAATTGGGTTAGAGAAATTTAGGGTTGACCAAGTTTGGGACTGGATTTACAAAAAGCATGAATTCGATTTTGATAAAATGACAAATCTTTCAAAAGAACATAGAAACACTCTTTCTGAAAGGTTTTATATTTACGTCCCTGAACTTTTAGATATGCAGATTTCCCAAATAGATAAAACAACAAAATTCTTATGGAAACTTGAAGATGATAACACGATAGAATCCGTTTTACTTTTCCACCCAGATAGGGTTACAGCGTGTATATCAACACAAGTCGGATGCCCAGCTAAATGTGCGTTTTGCGCAACCGGGCAAAGTGGATTTGTTAGGAACTTATCCGCAGGAGAAATAGTATCACAAATTATAGCCATGGAGAAACACAGAAAAGTGAATATAGGGAATATCGTTTACATGGGAATGGGTGAACCATTACTTAACTACAAAGAAGTTGTAAAAAGCGTGAAAATGTTGAATCATAAAAAAGGTAAGAATATAAGCATGAGGAGGATTTCCATATCAACAGTTGGGATTCCCGAAAAAATTGTTGAACTCGCACAAGATTTACCAGAAGTAAAACTCGCAATTTCTTTACATGCACCAAATAATTATAAAAGAGATATTATTGTGCCTATGAACAAAAAATACTCAGTTGAAGAGATAATACAATCAGCGAAAGAATATCAGAAGATAACAAAGAATAGAGTCACGTTTGAGTACATACTTATAAGAGAATTTAACGATTTCGTCGACGATGCTGAAAAACTCGCTGAGTTACTCAAAGGAATGGGGGCCTATGTGAATTTAATTCCGGTAAATCCGGTCCCATCTTCAGGGGAACTGAAATTTGAAAGACCACACCATTGGGCAATAGAGAGATTCAAAGAAGTTTTAGATAAACACAATATAGAAAATGAGATTAGGAGAGAAAAAGGGACAGATATAGACGCTGCATGTGGTCAACTTAGAAGAAGATATATAACTAATAAAAAATAA
- a CDS encoding radical SAM protein, whose product MKSAIGIDPSSTLPISVTKSCPMNCGHCGGHYIKHMVHIDDIEKYLDRYNSFLVSGGMFPSGEIPFKPYLEKLRQLKETHDLKYNFHIGFPKNPPYELEGIADVISFDFFGDKDVLKELYGIDRTPEEILDSILPLNVKKVPHVTIGVICGKITHEPKAIDILSEYFNSIVLNIFIPTTGTKYSDCQPPLLEEVEKIFDLASKKFEKITLGCMQPKGDYRKKLQEIVSNYANFIVKPFDKNYAFDGCCAFYQ is encoded by the coding sequence ATGAAATCAGCAATTGGTATAGACCCATCAAGCACACTTCCAATATCTGTTACAAAATCATGCCCTATGAATTGTGGACATTGTGGTGGGCATTATATAAAACATATGGTGCATATAGATGATATTGAAAAGTATTTAGACAGGTACAATTCTTTTCTTGTAAGCGGTGGTATGTTCCCAAGTGGCGAGATACCTTTCAAGCCTTATCTTGAAAAACTTCGCCAGTTGAAAGAAACTCATGATTTAAAATATAATTTTCACATAGGATTTCCAAAAAATCCACCATATGAACTTGAGGGAATCGCCGATGTTATTAGTTTTGATTTCTTTGGCGATAAAGATGTACTTAAAGAACTTTACGGCATAGATAGAACACCTGAAGAAATATTGGATTCTATATTGCCTTTGAATGTGAAAAAAGTACCGCATGTAACAATAGGTGTAATATGTGGTAAAATTACACATGAACCAAAGGCTATAGATATTCTCTCTGAATATTTCAATTCAATTGTTCTTAACATTTTCATACCAACTACCGGTACGAAATACAGTGACTGCCAACCACCATTACTTGAAGAGGTGGAGAAAATTTTTGATTTGGCTTCAAAAAAGTTTGAGAAAATAACATTAGGTTGTATGCAACCAAAAGGAGATTATAGAAAAAAATTACAAGAAATTGTGTCAAATTACGCAAATTTTATAGTAAAACCTTTTGATAAGAATTATGCTTTTGACGGTTGTTGTGCGTTTTATCAATAA
- a CDS encoding radical SAM protein translates to MGISLDILNECTLCPRMCKVDRREKIGVCTVGYLPKVSNIVLHKGEEPPLSGENGAGAVFFSGCPMKCIYCQNMGFSQKGVGFEITLEELANAFLKVQQAGAKTLDLVTPTPHIPWILMALDIAKENGFNLPVVYNTSSYERVEILKELSGYVDIYLADIRYTDNAYGLRYSKVENYWDIAQKAIEEMYNQVGPFDEEKMKGLIIRILVMPNKVSGHEKALEFIANLDKRIPVALMSQYIPHFGAKNDTLIGRKITKKEYEDALDKLIELDLDGWMQLDEKERVTTFPIDWRCEK, encoded by the coding sequence GTGGGTATCTCCCTTGATATATTAAATGAATGCACATTGTGCCCAAGGATGTGTAAAGTAGATAGAAGAGAAAAAATAGGTGTTTGTACGGTAGGTTATCTACCTAAAGTTTCAAATATAGTTTTACATAAGGGCGAGGAACCGCCTTTATCTGGCGAAAATGGTGCAGGTGCTGTTTTCTTTTCTGGTTGTCCTATGAAATGTATTTACTGCCAAAATATGGGATTTTCTCAAAAAGGTGTAGGATTTGAGATAACTTTAGAAGAACTCGCGAATGCTTTTCTTAAAGTTCAACAGGCTGGAGCGAAAACTCTCGACTTAGTTACACCAACACCTCATATCCCTTGGATTTTAATGGCTCTTGACATAGCTAAAGAAAACGGATTTAATCTCCCTGTTGTATACAATACGTCAAGCTATGAAAGAGTTGAAATTTTAAAAGAACTATCTGGTTATGTAGATATCTATTTAGCTGACATACGTTACACAGATAACGCATATGGTTTAAGATATTCAAAAGTTGAAAATTATTGGGATATAGCTCAAAAAGCAATTGAAGAGATGTACAATCAAGTCGGCCCATTTGATGAAGAAAAGATGAAAGGACTCATAATAAGAATTCTTGTTATGCCAAACAAAGTAAGTGGACACGAAAAAGCCTTAGAATTCATAGCGAATCTGGATAAGAGAATCCCAGTAGCTTTGATGTCTCAGTACATACCACATTTCGGGGCAAAGAATGATACGTTGATAGGAAGGAAAATAACAAAAAAAGAGTATGAAGATGCCCTTGACAAACTTATTGAACTCGATCTGGATGGTTGGATGCAACTTGATGAAAAAGAAAGAGTCACAACCTTTCCAATAGATTGGAGATGTGAAAAGTGA
- a CDS encoding M42 family metallopeptidase, which yields MAKSMNLADLVKRLTMAKSPSGRESEITNIILEELEGYIDGYKIDKLGNLIVWKNGKSDKKILLDAHMDEIGVVVTNIDDRGFLKIDRVGGVSPYTIYQSRLKFGDIIGIVGVEGETSEELQFNIQKLSFEKLFVDIGAKSREEAEKICPIGTFGTFDSYFYKQGEYMVSKSMDDRIGCAVLIETLRRLGSPKNTIYGVFAVQEEVGLIGAYVAGYDINPDVAVALDVTAVGDTPKGMKRIPMELGKGACIKVKDMASISNRHIVNKLKEIAEKYNIPHQMEVLIFGGTDAAGYQATKAGIPSATISIPTRYIHTPSEMVFEPDVEASIQLTMKYCEEGLE from the coding sequence ATGGCAAAATCTATGAATTTAGCAGATTTGGTAAAAAGATTAACGATGGCGAAAAGTCCAAGTGGACGAGAGTCGGAAATTACGAACATTATTCTTGAAGAGCTTGAGGGGTACATCGATGGTTACAAAATAGACAAACTTGGAAACCTCATAGTATGGAAAAATGGAAAGAGCGATAAGAAAATATTACTCGACGCACATATGGATGAAATAGGAGTTGTTGTGACAAATATTGACGACAGAGGCTTTTTAAAAATAGACAGGGTGGGTGGAGTTTCGCCTTATACAATTTACCAATCGAGATTGAAATTTGGTGATATTATAGGTATTGTGGGCGTTGAAGGCGAAACGTCCGAAGAATTGCAATTTAATATTCAAAAGTTATCATTTGAGAAGTTATTTGTTGACATAGGTGCAAAATCGAGAGAAGAAGCGGAAAAGATATGTCCAATAGGGACGTTTGGAACATTTGACAGCTATTTTTACAAGCAAGGTGAATACATGGTTAGTAAATCCATGGATGATAGAATAGGTTGCGCTGTTTTAATAGAGACGCTTAGAAGGTTAGGTTCGCCGAAGAATACCATATACGGCGTATTCGCGGTACAAGAAGAAGTAGGGCTTATAGGTGCTTACGTTGCCGGTTACGATATAAATCCAGACGTAGCGGTAGCTCTTGACGTTACCGCTGTTGGAGACACTCCAAAAGGTATGAAGAGAATACCAATGGAATTGGGTAAAGGCGCATGTATAAAGGTGAAAGACATGGCCTCTATAAGTAACAGACATATCGTTAACAAGCTCAAAGAAATTGCTGAAAAGTATAACATACCGCATCAAATGGAAGTACTAATATTCGGTGGAACTGACGCTGCTGGTTATCAAGCAACAAAAGCTGGTATTCCAAGCGCTACAATATCAATCCCAACAAGGTATATACATACACCAAGCGAAATGGTGTTTGAACCAGATGTGGAAGCCTCTATACAATTGACTATGAAATATTGTGAAGAGGGGCTTGAATAA
- a CDS encoding ComEA family DNA-binding protein, whose product MDFLRGIWEKVRSIKDEKSFFILFALLIVILSIFYRPFYYSKVLAQKEQQVNTSVKEANFQKREYASPIIDLNTASVEQLQTLPGIGPSKARAIVEYREKQPFSKPEDLMNVSGIGPKTFEKIKDRITVSTVNTVNMANNTPSTTQSTTQNNQSQNGNKNISPEKININTANLEELQKLPGIGPSKAQAIIDYREKVGKFKSIEEIKNVKGIGEKTYEKLKELITIY is encoded by the coding sequence GTGGACTTTCTCAGGGGGATTTGGGAGAAAGTAAGAAGTATAAAAGATGAAAAAAGTTTCTTTATTTTGTTTGCATTGTTGATAGTTATCTTGAGTATATTTTATAGACCTTTTTATTATTCCAAAGTTTTGGCTCAGAAAGAACAACAAGTCAACACTTCTGTTAAAGAAGCGAATTTTCAAAAAAGAGAATACGCTTCACCAATTATTGATTTGAACACAGCCAGTGTTGAACAATTGCAGACACTTCCTGGAATAGGTCCTTCTAAAGCAAGAGCTATAGTTGAATATAGGGAAAAGCAACCGTTTTCTAAGCCGGAAGATTTAATGAACGTATCGGGGATTGGTCCGAAGACATTCGAAAAAATAAAAGATAGGATAACTGTTAGCACGGTTAATACGGTTAATATGGCAAACAACACGCCAAGTACAACTCAAAGCACAACTCAAAATAATCAAAGCCAAAATGGCAACAAAAATATTTCACCAGAAAAGATTAATATAAACACAGCTAATTTAGAAGAATTACAAAAATTGCCTGGGATAGGTCCTTCCAAAGCCCAGGCAATTATTGATTATAGGGAAAAGGTTGGAAAGTTCAAATCGATTGAGGAGATTAAAAATGTAAAAGGCATTGGTGAAAAAACGTATGAGAAATTGAAGGAGTTAATAACTATTTATTGA
- a CDS encoding HD domain-containing phosphohydrolase — protein sequence MALEFLKKKAEQKIYNEPWKILVVDDEPDIHAVTSLIAKDIIFESRPVKIYSAYSASEAMEILKNVEDIAVALIDVVMESDNSGLTLVQFIREELDNKKMRLVIRTGQPGYAPPREIILRYDINDYREKSELSSNALFTLIVSKLREYKYITFLETQKKLLERLNFYTSRFSNQLAEQEYIDVLNEAVDNVSLILNNNFSISYELLSNNEKELNRNSHLTWSSEKSLNLKFRTKIDEYIKISIEFSKPFDEIYKNLIEMFFEKFVLVMENHLLTQDLIDTLYKIVYIISEVTETRSSETGEHVQRIGKIAKMLIPFFGYNDEVASMFEIAAMLHDVGKIGIPDSILNKPGQLSKEEFEIMKTHTLIGYRILSTIDHPIFQLASTVALNHHENWDGSGYPNSLKGEEIPLEARIVSLIDVFDALLSDRVYRPAWKEEEVIKYIKENVGKKFDPKVAKVFFDSYEEIRKMYFQ from the coding sequence TTGGCGTTGGAATTTTTAAAGAAAAAGGCTGAGCAAAAGATATACAATGAGCCTTGGAAAATACTTGTTGTAGACGATGAACCTGATATCCACGCAGTCACGTCTCTGATAGCCAAAGATATAATTTTTGAGTCACGCCCTGTAAAAATATACAGCGCTTACTCTGCTTCTGAGGCAATGGAGATTTTGAAAAATGTCGAAGATATAGCCGTTGCTTTGATAGACGTTGTCATGGAAAGCGATAATTCTGGGTTAACGTTGGTTCAGTTCATAAGGGAAGAACTTGATAATAAGAAAATGCGGCTAGTAATAAGAACCGGTCAACCAGGTTACGCTCCACCAAGAGAGATAATATTAAGGTATGATATAAATGACTATCGTGAAAAATCTGAGCTTTCAAGCAACGCTCTTTTCACATTGATTGTCTCTAAGCTTAGAGAATATAAATACATAACCTTTCTCGAAACACAGAAAAAATTACTTGAAAGGTTAAATTTCTACACATCTCGCTTTTCTAACCAATTAGCTGAACAAGAGTATATAGACGTACTAAACGAAGCCGTGGATAATGTTTCGTTGATATTAAACAATAACTTTAGTATATCATATGAACTTTTATCAAACAACGAAAAAGAATTAAATCGAAACTCTCATCTTACTTGGAGCTCTGAAAAAAGTTTGAATTTAAAATTTAGAACCAAAATAGACGAATACATAAAAATATCTATTGAATTCTCAAAGCCATTCGATGAAATATATAAAAATCTAATAGAAATGTTCTTCGAAAAGTTTGTTCTTGTTATGGAAAACCATTTGTTAACTCAAGACCTTATAGACACACTTTATAAAATTGTATACATTATATCAGAAGTTACAGAGACGAGGTCGTCTGAGACTGGAGAACACGTACAACGCATAGGTAAGATAGCAAAGATGTTGATTCCGTTTTTTGGTTACAACGATGAAGTCGCGAGTATGTTTGAAATAGCGGCTATGCTCCATGATGTTGGAAAGATAGGTATTCCAGATAGTATACTTAACAAGCCTGGGCAATTGTCAAAAGAAGAATTCGAAATTATGAAAACACACACGTTAATTGGTTATAGAATCCTTTCCACAATCGATCACCCAATTTTTCAACTCGCAAGTACGGTTGCGTTAAACCATCATGAAAATTGGGATGGTAGTGGATATCCAAATAGCTTAAAAGGCGAAGAAATTCCTTTGGAAGCAAGGATAGTGAGTTTGATAGATGTCTTTGACGCGTTGTTGTCAGATAGGGTTTACAGACCTGCTTGGAAGGAAGAAGAAGTGATTAAGTACATAAAAGAAAATGTTGGGAAGAAATTTGATCCAAAAGTTGCGAAGGTGTTCTTTGATTCGTACGAGGAAATAAGAAAAATGTATTTTCAATAA
- a CDS encoding sensor histidine kinase, with the protein MKETKINTNSNKKKFYILNSLSAAVLIVSFLFITFSYIESWKKELYNVFETFTEALTYPSWTLNKNLVEMTMTPMIKKKDIISITVYDDKCEVLGKISKSESITMIHSIFGLRTKFKEYLMDYKGFLAGKVVFEYSDIEPAKLLFIISMIFVALYFVIFLLLKNIEKSEKLKNLISELNEANSELEVTLSELEETQQRVINSEKMAVLGKLMINIAHDVNTPIGIIYSSLTDIKDRIKNITEKLASEELTEEELRECLNTCNDLVDIMIRNAQRIRDLVQSLKRVAVNELTQTVSTVKIKDVVNDVLNAMHPKLRKTKISIKVDVPDDLEMKTVPGAWAQILMNLIDNSIIHGFEYDNPGEIVVKFEKINSKVLMIFSDNGKGMNEETKRRAFEPFYTTDTFSGSGLGLSIVYQLVTELLRGEITLESEEGKGTTFKILVPCEI; encoded by the coding sequence GTGAAAGAAACAAAAATAAATACCAATTCTAATAAAAAGAAATTTTATATTTTAAATTCTTTATCCGCTGCTGTATTAATAGTATCATTTTTATTCATAACCTTTTCTTACATCGAATCTTGGAAAAAGGAGCTTTACAATGTTTTCGAAACTTTCACCGAAGCACTTACATATCCTTCTTGGACTTTGAATAAAAATCTTGTTGAGATGACTATGACCCCTATGATAAAGAAAAAAGACATAATATCAATTACGGTTTACGATGATAAATGCGAAGTTCTTGGAAAAATATCAAAATCTGAGAGTATAACAATGATCCATTCGATATTCGGCCTTCGCACAAAATTTAAAGAATATTTGATGGATTACAAAGGATTCCTTGCTGGAAAAGTTGTTTTTGAATATTCGGATATTGAACCTGCAAAATTACTTTTCATCATATCTATGATATTTGTGGCGCTTTATTTTGTAATCTTCTTGCTTTTGAAAAATATTGAAAAAAGTGAAAAACTCAAGAATCTTATTTCTGAACTAAATGAAGCGAATTCGGAACTTGAGGTAACTTTATCCGAACTTGAGGAAACACAACAGAGAGTTATAAACTCGGAGAAAATGGCAGTACTTGGCAAATTGATGATAAACATCGCCCACGATGTTAATACTCCAATAGGAATAATATATTCTTCCTTAACGGATATCAAAGATAGGATTAAAAATATTACCGAAAAGTTAGCCAGCGAAGAATTAACAGAAGAAGAATTAAGAGAATGCTTGAATACTTGCAACGACTTGGTTGATATTATGATAAGAAATGCACAAAGAATAAGAGACCTTGTTCAAAGTCTGAAGAGAGTAGCTGTGAATGAGCTTACCCAAACTGTTTCTACCGTAAAAATTAAAGATGTTGTTAACGATGTACTGAACGCTATGCATCCGAAATTGAGAAAAACAAAAATATCTATAAAAGTAGATGTGCCAGACGATTTAGAAATGAAAACCGTTCCTGGTGCATGGGCACAGATATTGATGAACTTAATCGATAATTCCATCATACACGGTTTTGAATACGATAATCCTGGAGAGATAGTTGTAAAGTTCGAAAAAATTAATAGCAAGGTTTTAATGATTTTCTCTGACAATGGAAAAGGTATGAACGAAGAAACAAAAAGACGCGCGTTTGAGCCTTTCTATACAACTGACACATTCTCAGGTAGTGGATTAGGTTTAAGTATCGTTTATCAGCTTGTGACAGAGTTACTAAGAGGAGAAATAACATTGGAAAGTGAGGAAGGCAAGGGAACAACATTTAAGATTTTGGTACCCTGTGAAATTTGA
- a CDS encoding substrate-binding periplasmic protein, with the protein MKVKMSILFLFLLIFGTYSIFGIVLYTYPQDAIPKYFKLGDDLSGLCNDIIKALNSELSKENIKIEYKSKNPLTISEIFNALEKNEIDIFIGAAYSEDRKDKVQYVKTPLYGLREMFILKKRSSNVIHFSSLTRIGVIGDTVTSKSLPNIFNKSQITAFKNINEALKALDENKIDALFYSSIVLGYILSQNPNKYEKLNLVDEKYYHYVVLSKKVNNYVSQKIEEAIKSFHKKGTIASLINKYKLQDYVLPGNVVEILTVDWKPYEWYDEKEKIWKGFDVDTVTKVFEKLGYKVVFRTLPWERCLDAMKNSAYDGIMSLRINDERKTYLVFPDEPLSTGYDVLFKMKNKNIDISSLENIPSNIICGYSIGYAYGDWFWNAKFKKEPVIDDVTGFELLKNGRIDLFVCNLLVGKSIAKDLGIENDVEYSKIFSEKMIYYVAFSKNFHGTYLSEIFTPELQKFKKSSDYENILKKYGLTLKDLQF; encoded by the coding sequence ATGAAAGTAAAAATGAGTATACTGTTTTTATTTCTTCTAATCTTTGGTACATATTCGATATTCGGCATAGTTTTATACACATATCCACAAGATGCAATCCCAAAGTATTTCAAATTGGGAGATGACTTAAGTGGTTTGTGCAATGATATAATTAAAGCTTTAAATAGTGAACTTTCAAAGGAAAATATAAAAATCGAATATAAATCTAAAAATCCTTTAACTATAAGCGAGATATTTAACGCACTTGAAAAAAATGAGATAGATATCTTCATCGGAGCTGCATATTCCGAAGATAGAAAAGATAAAGTGCAGTATGTAAAAACGCCACTGTATGGATTAAGAGAAATGTTTATCCTTAAAAAGAGAAGTTCGAATGTTATTCACTTTAGCTCATTAACAAGAATAGGGGTCATAGGAGATACTGTCACTTCTAAAAGTCTGCCAAATATATTCAACAAGTCTCAAATAACAGCGTTTAAAAATATAAATGAAGCATTAAAAGCATTGGATGAAAATAAAATAGATGCTTTATTTTACTCTTCTATCGTGCTTGGATATATCTTAAGCCAAAATCCAAATAAATATGAGAAGCTAAATTTGGTGGACGAAAAGTACTATCATTACGTTGTACTCAGCAAAAAAGTTAACAATTACGTATCTCAAAAAATAGAAGAAGCTATTAAAAGCTTTCACAAAAAAGGTACAATAGCATCTTTGATAAATAAGTACAAATTGCAAGATTATGTCTTACCGGGAAATGTTGTCGAAATACTAACAGTTGATTGGAAACCGTACGAATGGTACGATGAAAAAGAAAAAATTTGGAAAGGATTCGATGTTGATACCGTTACAAAGGTTTTTGAAAAATTAGGTTACAAAGTAGTTTTCCGGACACTCCCTTGGGAAAGATGCTTGGACGCGATGAAAAATTCAGCCTACGATGGTATAATGTCGCTGAGAATTAACGATGAAAGAAAAACTTACCTTGTATTTCCTGACGAACCACTCAGTACTGGTTACGATGTGCTCTTCAAAATGAAAAACAAAAATATAGATATTTCTTCATTGGAAAACATACCTAGCAATATCATTTGTGGATACTCCATTGGGTATGCCTACGGTGATTGGTTTTGGAATGCCAAATTCAAAAAAGAACCAGTAATAGATGATGTTACGGGGTTTGAGCTTTTAAAAAATGGTAGAATAGATCTGTTCGTATGCAATCTTTTGGTCGGCAAGTCAATAGCAAAAGACCTTGGCATAGAAAACGATGTTGAATATTCAAAAATTTTCAGTGAGAAGATGATTTATTACGTAGCTTTTTCAAAGAATTTCCATGGTACATACTTAAGCGAAATATTCACACCTGAACTCCAAAAATTTAAAAAATCCTCGGACTATGAAAACATACTTAAGAAATATGGTTTGACGTTGAAGGATTTACAATTTTAA
- a CDS encoding VanZ family protein, translating to MEKNRKSGKSQERLSVIIIFGVIFLLWIFLIFYFSSKSPTESSMQSHFVYKLLKKVDNVIDFSNTTLFQKMERKLKMIWFKTEYVPAEMLIRKTAHFGLYFIFGSITTIFFYIWKSDIIVSSIIGVSLPALFAVLDEYNQLFYNRGSSLNDVVIDISGSIFGMILVIVSIGTYKVFNIFLLKKPHKQFK from the coding sequence ATGGAAAAGAACCGTAAGTCAGGTAAAAGTCAAGAAAGGTTATCTGTGATAATTATTTTTGGAGTAATATTTTTGCTTTGGATATTTTTGATTTTTTATTTTTCTTCCAAATCACCGACAGAGTCTTCGATGCAATCGCATTTTGTTTACAAACTTTTAAAAAAAGTCGATAACGTAATTGATTTCTCAAATACAACGCTATTTCAAAAAATGGAAAGAAAACTAAAGATGATTTGGTTTAAAACTGAATATGTACCTGCTGAAATGCTCATAAGGAAGACTGCGCATTTTGGCTTGTATTTTATATTTGGTAGTATCACGACGATATTCTTTTATATTTGGAAATCAGACATTATAGTCTCATCGATTATTGGAGTTTCTCTACCAGCACTTTTCGCGGTACTCGATGAATACAACCAGTTGTTTTATAACCGAGGGTCTTCGCTAAACGATGTTGTCATAGACATATCAGGCTCAATCTTTGGAATGATTCTTGTAATTGTTTCAATAGGAACCTATAAAGTCTTTAATATTTTTCTTCTTAAAAAACCTCATAAACAGTTTAAATAA